The Carassius auratus strain Wakin chromosome 40, ASM336829v1, whole genome shotgun sequence genome has a segment encoding these proteins:
- the LOC113058779 gene encoding potassium voltage-gated channel subfamily E member 4, which yields MDLARNASALSSQQTNRIVLSGGSDSNAYLYIVIVVSFYGVFLTGIMLGYLRTKRREKRRTNAFTRLLHEEEQREWGASQKKHSFSLPAFPALRSTPVPFMLSTGRALESGRILSPLACALCSVEQSSVSSLSSVADVRFTIEEESDSGGHEDPQRTGSDHNIHGASGEKLKEAL from the coding sequence ATGGATTTGGCGCGCAACGCCTCCGCGCTGTCATCGCAGCAGACCAACCGAATCGTCTTGTCCGGTGGAAGCGACAGCAACGCGTATTTGTACATCGTCATCGTGGTGTCTTTCTACGGAGTCTTCCTCACTGGCATCATGCTCGGTTACCTGCGCACCAAACGGCGCGAGAAGAGGCGCACGAACGCGTTCACGCGGCTCCTGCACGAGGAGGAGCAGCGCGAGTGGGGCGCGAGCCAGAAGAAGCACAGTTTCAGCCTCCCCGCGTTTCCCGCCCTGCGCTCCACACCGGTGCCGTTCATGCTGAGCACCGGCCGCGCGCTGGAAAGCGGGAGGATTCTCTCGCCTCTGGCGTGCGCGCTGTGCTCGGTGGAGCAGAGCAGCGTGAGCTCCCTCAGCTCCGTCGCGGATGTGCGCTTCACTATCGAAGAGGAGTCGGACAGCGGCGGACACGAGGATCCACAGAGAACGGGCTCGGACCACAACATACACGGAGCATCCGGAGAAAAGCTCAAAGAAGCGCTCTGA